A portion of the Deltaproteobacteria bacterium genome contains these proteins:
- the phoU gene encoding phosphate signaling complex protein PhoU, with the protein MPRIVEPFLGEVHELILRMGGCSEAILAKALRALADRNPALAEEVRLDDLEIDRLDVAVDEAVLRSLALQAPVADDLRRLLAAYDVATDLERVGDLARNIAKSAARLAERAPILLPASFETLAHESQAMLHDALDAFAGRDAARAARLLAQDEAVDDEQDRVIRSALAAIHEHPELFAQEIDLILVAKSLERVADHATNIAESVILLVEGRNVKHADKLAGGAS; encoded by the coding sequence ATGCCCCGGATCGTCGAGCCCTTCCTCGGCGAGGTCCACGAGCTGATCCTGCGCATGGGCGGGTGCAGCGAGGCGATCCTCGCCAAGGCGCTGCGCGCGCTCGCCGATCGCAATCCGGCGCTGGCCGAAGAGGTCCGCCTCGACGACCTCGAGATCGACCGCCTCGACGTCGCCGTCGACGAGGCGGTGCTGCGGAGCCTGGCCCTCCAGGCGCCGGTGGCCGACGACCTGCGCCGCCTGCTCGCGGCCTACGACGTCGCGACCGACCTCGAGCGGGTCGGCGACCTCGCGCGCAACATCGCCAAGAGCGCCGCGCGCCTGGCCGAGCGCGCACCGATCCTGCTGCCCGCGAGCTTCGAGACCCTGGCGCACGAGAGCCAGGCCATGCTGCACGACGCCCTCGACGCCTTCGCCGGGCGCGACGCCGCGCGCGCGGCGCGCCTGCTCGCGCAGGACGAGGCGGTGGACGACGAGCAGGACCGCGTGATCCGCAGCGCGCTCGCGGCGATCCACGAGCACCCCGAGCTGTTCGCGCAGGAGATCGACCTGATCCTGGTCGCCAAGAGCCTGGAGCGCGTCGCCGACCACGCCACCAACATCGCCGAGTCGGTGATCCTGCTCGTCGAAGGCCGCAACGTGAAGCACGCCGACAAGCTGGCCGGCGGCGCGAGCTGA
- the priA gene encoding primosomal protein N', whose amino-acid sequence MLQTRPPGSPVDRAGFAARVEIALPVPVDTLFHYGVPAALAADAVPGRRARVPFGARRATGLIVARSDAPAPGGAPLRAIESVIDPAPVVSPDLIEVLVEAAADAYCPVGLALACATPSGSAPRAAPGFALTPRGHEALARGAVAREWRPLLAALAGGPRPRSWLARRFRGAEAALRLLARDGLLATASVDAAAARPPRERIVTLADPTAAPGEAAATLLARAPRQAALLRTLAARGPTEQGALVHDEPGAAAALRALARRGLVRVEERALVRGAAPALLADGEPTAPALVPEQQAALDAIAAAVRARRPERFLLHGVTGSGKTEVYLRAIAEALALGRQVLVLVPEITLTHQLVARLQARFGDRVAVLHSALRPGERIAEWRRLLAGSTPIAVGARSALFAPLDDLGLVVIDEEQESAYKNEEGFRYHARDLAARRAAAAGCPLVLGSATPSLETRFAAERGALRRLVLPHRIGGRPLPEVELVDLNAERAALPRGRKLVLSRALRAALADTLAAGGQAILFLNRRGFSTRVFCFSCGHAETCRHCEVSLVFHAGAGKLRCHYCDYAIDPPDACSGCGAPESALLGIGTERLEEEVRTRFPAARIARLDRDTAARRGETERVLGALATGRVDVLIGTQMVAKGHHFPGVRLVGVVAADQTLHFPDFRAAERTFQLLTQVAGRAGRGEAPGRVLVQTFAPDHYAIAPVRHHDYEAFYRAELAHRDALAYPPCGALVHALVSGPDEAEAQAQAARLVTVARRAAGLPDDAGAPPAAGGARGPALEVLGPAPAPLARLRDRFRFQLVVKGRDAKAVHEAGRALARAAAALEREARHLRASVDPHPVNML is encoded by the coding sequence GTGCTCCAGACAAGGCCGCCCGGCAGCCCGGTCGATCGAGCGGGCTTCGCCGCGCGCGTCGAGATCGCGCTGCCGGTGCCCGTCGACACGCTCTTCCACTACGGGGTGCCGGCGGCGCTCGCCGCCGACGCCGTGCCGGGCCGGCGCGCGCGGGTCCCCTTCGGCGCGCGGCGCGCGACCGGCCTGATCGTCGCGCGCAGCGACGCGCCGGCGCCGGGCGGGGCCCCGCTGCGGGCGATCGAGAGCGTGATCGACCCGGCGCCGGTCGTGAGCCCCGACTTGATCGAGGTCCTGGTCGAGGCGGCGGCCGACGCCTACTGCCCGGTCGGGCTCGCGCTGGCCTGCGCGACCCCCTCCGGCTCGGCGCCGCGCGCAGCGCCGGGCTTCGCCCTCACGCCGCGGGGCCACGAGGCCCTCGCGCGCGGCGCCGTCGCCCGCGAGTGGCGCCCGCTGCTCGCCGCGCTGGCCGGGGGGCCGCGCCCGCGGAGCTGGCTCGCACGCCGCTTCCGCGGCGCCGAGGCCGCGCTCCGGCTCCTCGCCCGCGACGGCCTGCTCGCGACGGCGAGCGTCGACGCCGCCGCCGCGCGGCCGCCCCGCGAGCGGATCGTCACCCTGGCGGACCCGACCGCCGCCCCGGGCGAGGCGGCGGCGACCCTGCTCGCGCGCGCCCCGCGCCAGGCCGCGCTCCTGCGCACGCTCGCCGCGCGCGGCCCGACCGAGCAGGGCGCACTCGTGCACGACGAGCCCGGCGCCGCGGCGGCGCTGCGCGCGCTCGCGCGCCGCGGCCTCGTCCGGGTCGAGGAGCGCGCGCTCGTGCGGGGGGCGGCCCCGGCGCTGCTCGCCGACGGCGAGCCCACGGCGCCCGCGCTCGTGCCCGAGCAGCAGGCCGCGCTCGACGCGATCGCCGCGGCGGTGCGCGCGCGCCGCCCCGAGCGCTTCCTGCTCCACGGCGTCACCGGCAGCGGCAAGACCGAGGTCTACCTGCGCGCGATCGCCGAGGCCCTGGCGCTCGGCCGCCAGGTGCTGGTGCTGGTGCCCGAGATCACCCTCACCCACCAGCTCGTGGCCCGGCTCCAGGCGCGCTTCGGCGACCGGGTGGCGGTCCTGCACAGCGCGCTCCGGCCCGGCGAGCGCATCGCCGAGTGGCGGCGCCTGCTCGCGGGCTCGACACCGATCGCGGTCGGCGCGCGCTCGGCGCTCTTCGCGCCGCTCGACGACCTGGGCCTCGTCGTGATCGACGAGGAGCAGGAGTCCGCCTACAAGAACGAGGAGGGCTTCCGCTACCACGCGCGCGACCTCGCCGCGCGGCGTGCCGCCGCGGCGGGCTGCCCGCTGGTGCTCGGCTCGGCGACCCCCTCGCTCGAGACCCGCTTCGCCGCCGAGCGCGGCGCGCTCCGCCGGCTCGTGCTGCCGCACCGGATCGGCGGGCGCCCGCTCCCGGAGGTGGAGCTCGTGGACCTGAACGCCGAGCGCGCCGCGCTCCCGCGCGGGCGCAAGCTCGTGCTCTCGCGCGCGCTGCGCGCGGCGCTCGCGGACACGCTCGCCGCCGGCGGCCAGGCGATCCTGTTCCTGAACCGCCGCGGCTTCTCGACCCGCGTCTTCTGCTTCTCCTGCGGGCACGCCGAGACCTGCCGTCACTGCGAGGTGTCGCTGGTCTTCCACGCCGGCGCCGGGAAGCTCCGCTGCCACTACTGCGACTACGCGATCGACCCGCCCGATGCCTGCTCGGGCTGCGGGGCGCCCGAGTCGGCGCTGCTCGGGATCGGCACCGAGCGCCTCGAGGAGGAGGTGCGGACGCGCTTCCCGGCCGCCCGCATCGCGCGGCTCGACCGCGACACCGCCGCGCGCCGCGGCGAGACCGAACGCGTGCTCGGCGCGCTCGCCACCGGCCGCGTCGACGTCCTGATCGGCACGCAGATGGTGGCCAAGGGCCACCACTTCCCGGGCGTGCGGCTCGTGGGCGTCGTGGCGGCCGACCAGACCCTCCACTTCCCGGACTTCCGCGCCGCCGAGCGCACCTTCCAGCTCCTCACCCAGGTGGCGGGCCGCGCGGGCCGCGGCGAGGCGCCGGGGCGCGTGCTGGTCCAGACCTTTGCGCCCGACCACTACGCGATCGCGCCCGTGCGCCACCACGACTACGAGGCCTTCTACCGCGCCGAGCTCGCCCATCGCGACGCCCTCGCCTACCCGCCCTGCGGCGCGCTCGTGCACGCGCTGGTGTCGGGCCCCGACGAGGCCGAGGCGCAGGCCCAGGCGGCGCGGCTCGTGACGGTCGCGCGCCGCGCCGCGGGCCTCCCGGACGACGCGGGCGCGCCCCCGGCGGCCGGCGGCGCGCGCGGGCCCGCGCTCGAGGTGCTCGGCCCGGCGCCCGCACCGCTCGCGCGCCTGCGCGATCGCTTCCGCTTCCAGCTCGTAGTGAAGGGCCGCGACGCGAAGGCAGTGCACGAGGCCGGCCGCGCGCTGGCGCGCGCCGCGGCGGCGCTCGAGCGCGAGGCGCGCCACCTGCGTGCGAGCGTCGACCCGCATCCGGTGAACATGCTCTGA
- the def gene encoding peptide deformylase, which yields MAILDVLQFPDPRLRRRSEPVEKITDELRQLAADLLETMYDEPGIGLAAPQVGAALRLVVLDTDWTDEEAERAPLILVNPEIVEREGRIVWNEGCLSVPELTADVERAERVVLRATDLEGREIREEAQGLRAVCFQHEVDHLDGLLFIDRISRLKRDLYVQKRKKALREAGAAWTTAGERPPATRL from the coding sequence ATGGCGATCCTCGACGTGCTCCAGTTTCCCGACCCGCGGCTGCGCCGCCGCTCGGAGCCGGTCGAGAAGATCACCGACGAGCTGCGCCAGCTCGCCGCGGACCTGCTCGAGACCATGTACGACGAGCCCGGCATCGGGCTCGCGGCCCCGCAGGTGGGCGCCGCGCTGCGACTCGTCGTGCTCGACACGGACTGGACCGACGAGGAGGCCGAGCGCGCGCCGCTGATCCTCGTGAACCCCGAGATCGTCGAGCGCGAGGGCCGGATCGTCTGGAACGAGGGCTGCCTCTCGGTGCCCGAGCTCACCGCGGACGTGGAGCGCGCCGAGCGGGTGGTGCTGCGCGCCACCGACCTCGAGGGCCGGGAGATCCGCGAGGAGGCGCAGGGCCTGCGGGCCGTCTGCTTCCAGCACGAGGTGGACCACCTCGACGGCCTCCTCTTCATCGACCGGATCAGCCGGCTCAAGCGCGACCTCTACGTCCAGAAGCGCAAGAAGGCGCTGCGCGAGGCGGGTGCGGCCTGGACGACCGCCGGCGAGCGCCCGCCGGCGACCCGGCTCTGA
- a CDS encoding DUF2961 domain-containing protein, which yields MDLGHGSLANLGRLRDFERHRLSSWDRSGGNRDFLLVPPGERVELGRIAGPGCVKHLWVTTVPVPAEPHDLCGLVLRAWWDGEPSPSVETPLGDFFGVGFGLRRNFVSLPLQMSPEDGRAMNCWFPMPFAEGARFEIENQGTATRVFYYYLDYESYPRLDPAQARFHAWWNRLPRSAGLARERGLRREDYATVEARLRGPWREPNLDGARNYVLLDARGRGQYVGCVLNVDVFERQLDDWYGEGDDMIFVDGELRLHGTGTEDYFNTAFCPKQVYCAPYHGLTVYSGTPEWPWGGKNSMYRFHVEDPIRFERSIRVTIETGHANEFASDYSSVAYWYQLDRREPLPALPPLAERLPRPDPPGLG from the coding sequence ATGGACCTGGGCCATGGCTCGCTCGCGAACCTGGGACGGCTGCGCGACTTCGAGCGCCACCGGCTCTCCTCGTGGGACCGCAGCGGCGGCAACCGCGACTTCCTGCTCGTCCCCCCCGGCGAGCGCGTCGAGCTGGGCCGGATCGCGGGCCCCGGCTGCGTCAAGCACCTGTGGGTGACGACGGTGCCGGTCCCGGCGGAGCCCCACGACCTGTGCGGGCTCGTGCTGCGCGCCTGGTGGGACGGCGAGCCGAGCCCGAGCGTGGAGACGCCGCTCGGCGACTTCTTCGGCGTGGGCTTCGGGCTTCGCCGCAACTTCGTGTCGCTGCCGCTCCAGATGAGCCCCGAGGACGGCCGCGCCATGAACTGCTGGTTCCCGATGCCCTTTGCCGAGGGCGCGCGCTTCGAGATCGAGAACCAGGGCACGGCGACCCGCGTCTTCTACTACTACCTCGACTACGAGTCCTACCCGCGCCTCGACCCCGCCCAGGCGCGCTTCCACGCCTGGTGGAACCGGCTGCCGCGCTCGGCGGGCCTGGCCCGCGAGCGCGGGCTCCGCCGCGAGGACTACGCCACCGTCGAGGCCCGCCTGCGCGGCCCGTGGCGGGAGCCGAACCTCGACGGCGCGCGCAACTACGTGCTGCTCGACGCGCGCGGCCGCGGCCAGTACGTCGGCTGCGTGCTCAACGTCGACGTCTTCGAGCGCCAGCTCGACGACTGGTACGGCGAGGGCGACGACATGATCTTCGTCGACGGCGAGCTGCGCCTGCACGGCACCGGCACGGAGGACTACTTCAACACCGCCTTCTGCCCGAAGCAGGTCTACTGCGCGCCCTATCACGGGCTCACCGTCTACAGCGGCACCCCCGAGTGGCCGTGGGGCGGCAAGAACTCGATGTACCGCTTCCACGTCGAGGACCCGATCCGCTTCGAGCGCTCGATCCGGGTCACGATCGAGACCGGCCACGCCAACGAGTTCGCGAGCGACTACTCGAGCGTCGCCTACTGGTATCAGCTCGACCGGCGCGAGCCGCTGCCCGCGCTGCCGCCGCTCGCCGAGCGGCTCCCGCGCCCCGACCCGCCCGGCCTGGGGTAG
- the rpe gene encoding ribulose-phosphate 3-epimerase: protein MRPIVIAPSILSADFGRLAEQVRAVEDAGADWIHVDVMDGRFVPNLTIGPVVVRAVRQAATRPLDVHLMIVEPERYVEEFVAAGAARVGVQVEACRHVHRTLGQIREAGAKACVVLNPGTPAIAVEPVLGDVDQVLVMSVNPGFGGQKFIPSVLPKLEQLRAWIDERGLDVVLEVDGGVAPGTIGPAARAGAEAFVAGSSVYGAPDYRAAIEALRREAEEARARRGA from the coding sequence ATGCGCCCGATCGTGATCGCACCCTCGATCCTCTCGGCCGACTTCGGCCGCCTCGCCGAGCAGGTCCGGGCCGTCGAGGACGCCGGCGCCGACTGGATCCACGTCGACGTGATGGACGGGCGCTTCGTGCCGAACCTCACGATCGGCCCGGTCGTGGTGCGCGCGGTGCGCCAGGCCGCGACCCGGCCGCTCGACGTGCACCTGATGATCGTCGAGCCCGAGCGCTACGTGGAGGAGTTCGTCGCGGCCGGCGCGGCGCGCGTGGGCGTGCAGGTCGAGGCCTGCCGCCACGTCCACCGCACGCTCGGGCAGATCCGCGAGGCGGGCGCCAAGGCCTGCGTGGTGCTGAACCCGGGCACGCCCGCGATCGCGGTCGAGCCGGTGCTCGGCGACGTCGACCAGGTGCTCGTGATGTCCGTGAACCCGGGCTTCGGCGGCCAGAAGTTCATCCCGAGCGTGCTGCCGAAGCTCGAGCAGCTGCGCGCCTGGATCGACGAGCGAGGCCTCGACGTCGTCCTCGAGGTGGACGGCGGCGTGGCACCCGGCACGATCGGCCCCGCCGCCCGCGCCGGCGCGGAGGCCTTCGTGGCCGGCTCCTCGGTGTACGGCGCGCCCGACTACCGCGCCGCGATCGAGGCCCTGCGCCGCGAGGCCGAGGAGGCGCGCGCTCGCCGCGGCGCCTGA
- a CDS encoding PEP-CTERM sorting domain-containing protein (PEP-CTERM proteins occur, often in large numbers, in the proteomes of bacteria that also encode an exosortase, a predicted intramembrane cysteine proteinase. The presence of a PEP-CTERM domain at a protein's C-terminus predicts cleavage within the sorting domain, followed by covalent anchoring to some some component of the (usually Gram-negative) cell surface. Many PEP-CTERM proteins exhibit an unusual sequence composition that includes large numbers of potential glycosylation sites. Expression of one such protein has been shown restore the ability of a bacterium to form floc, a type of biofilm.), with protein MLRSLVSSAVALGLAVGIPSLASALVIDDFADPSWLTTGLGGLPNPKEQPGGFAAAAVGGNRAVVLERTAGGGSASYDTSMSASGALSVSTGAGVVANALVIYDGNQDDAVNTSGLDVDVTEGGTNSLLRLLVEADQSDVVIRVTFHEGANASFVDLHTSGGNTFGSAQLLTADLLSGLTAGGSGFADLEHVGAITLEIFGPTAFDVSIQQFQSAVPEPLSVALLGLGTSGLLLMGRRRARA; from the coding sequence ATGTTGCGCTCTCTTGTGTCCAGCGCCGTGGCGCTCGGGCTCGCGGTGGGGATTCCGTCCCTCGCCTCGGCGCTCGTGATCGACGACTTCGCCGACCCGTCCTGGTTGACGACCGGCCTCGGTGGCCTGCCGAACCCGAAGGAGCAACCCGGGGGCTTCGCTGCGGCGGCGGTCGGCGGCAACCGCGCGGTGGTGCTGGAGCGCACGGCCGGCGGAGGCAGCGCCAGCTACGACACGAGCATGAGCGCGTCCGGCGCGCTCTCCGTGTCGACGGGGGCGGGTGTCGTGGCGAACGCGCTCGTCATCTACGACGGCAACCAGGACGACGCGGTGAACACCTCGGGGCTCGACGTCGACGTCACCGAGGGCGGCACCAACTCGCTGCTGCGCTTGCTCGTCGAGGCGGATCAGTCCGACGTGGTGATCCGCGTGACGTTCCACGAGGGCGCCAACGCGTCGTTCGTGGACCTCCACACGAGCGGCGGCAACACGTTCGGCAGCGCTCAGTTGCTGACCGCGGATCTCCTCAGCGGCCTGACGGCCGGCGGGAGCGGCTTCGCGGACCTCGAGCACGTCGGGGCGATCACGCTCGAGATCTTCGGGCCGACCGCGTTCGACGTGTCGATCCAGCAGTTCCAGTCGGCCGTGCCCGAGCCCCTGTCGGTGGCCCTCCTGGGCCTCGGCACGAGCGGCCTCCTGCTGATGGGCCGGCGGCGCGCCCGGGCGTAG
- the rsmB gene encoding 16S rRNA (cytosine(967)-C(5))-methyltransferase RsmB — translation MTARGPAAPPPAGARALALRVLERVAEAGAYADLALRAELARSALAPRERALATELAYGTLRWRGRLDFLLAQVVDRPLAGLEPRVRELLRLGAYQIAFCDRIPEAVAVSETVRLAHAAGLGRAAGLANAALRRLARERGSLAPPALAGDPLGHLVHGLSVPAWVAERWLAAYGPAEAAALAAALNQPAPRTVRANRLRTRRDALLAELRGRFPDATPCRMAPDGVRLGGPGDPVRDPAFVEGRMTVQDEASQLVVELLDPRPGECVLDACAAPGAKATAIAERIAPGGLVVAADRHERRLALVARDAARLGVTDHVTTVCADATHGLPEAPRPGGYARVLVDAPCSGLGAWRRNPDARWRLVPGAPAQLAALQLAILRAAALRLAPGGALVYSTCTLAPEENEAVIDALFADTRLVGTLGLRRTPRAALPASLAGPTAPPLLDADGALRTLPHRHDTDGFFAVRLEREDPRACARS, via the coding sequence GTGACGGCCCGGGGACCCGCGGCGCCGCCGCCCGCCGGCGCGCGCGCGCTCGCGCTGCGCGTGCTCGAGCGGGTCGCCGAGGCGGGGGCCTACGCGGACCTGGCGCTGCGCGCCGAGCTCGCGCGCAGCGCGCTCGCCCCGCGCGAGCGCGCCCTCGCGACCGAGCTCGCCTACGGCACCCTGCGCTGGCGCGGGCGCCTCGACTTCCTGCTCGCGCAGGTGGTCGACCGCCCGCTCGCCGGGCTCGAGCCGCGCGTGCGCGAGCTGCTGCGGCTCGGCGCCTACCAGATCGCCTTCTGCGACCGGATCCCGGAGGCGGTCGCGGTGTCGGAGACGGTGCGGCTCGCGCACGCGGCCGGGCTCGGCCGCGCCGCGGGGCTCGCCAACGCAGCCCTGCGCCGGCTCGCTCGCGAGCGCGGCTCGCTCGCACCGCCTGCCCTCGCCGGCGACCCGCTCGGGCACCTGGTCCACGGCCTCTCGGTGCCGGCGTGGGTGGCCGAGCGCTGGCTCGCCGCCTACGGGCCCGCCGAGGCGGCGGCGCTCGCCGCGGCGCTGAACCAGCCCGCCCCGCGCACGGTCCGGGCGAACCGGCTGCGGACCCGGCGCGACGCGCTGCTCGCCGAGCTGCGCGGCCGCTTCCCCGACGCGACTCCGTGTCGCATGGCCCCCGACGGCGTACGCCTCGGCGGCCCCGGCGACCCGGTGCGCGACCCGGCCTTCGTCGAAGGCCGCATGACCGTGCAGGACGAGGCCTCGCAGCTCGTCGTCGAGCTCCTCGACCCCCGGCCCGGGGAGTGCGTGCTCGACGCCTGCGCCGCGCCCGGCGCCAAGGCCACCGCGATCGCGGAGCGGATCGCGCCCGGTGGGCTCGTGGTCGCGGCGGACCGCCACGAGCGCCGGCTCGCGCTGGTGGCGCGCGACGCGGCGCGCCTGGGCGTGACGGATCACGTGACGACCGTGTGTGCCGACGCCACGCACGGTCTTCCCGAGGCACCCCGGCCCGGCGGCTATGCGCGCGTGCTGGTCGACGCGCCCTGCTCGGGGCTCGGCGCCTGGCGGCGCAACCCCGACGCGCGCTGGCGCCTCGTCCCCGGCGCGCCCGCGCAGCTCGCCGCACTGCAGCTCGCGATCCTGCGCGCCGCCGCGCTTCGCCTCGCTCCGGGCGGAGCGCTCGTCTACAGTACCTGCACGCTCGCGCCGGAGGAGAACGAGGCGGTGATCGACGCGCTCTTCGCGGACACCCGGCTCGTCGGGACGCTCGGGCTGCGCCGCACGCCGCGCGCCGCGCTGCCCGCCTCGCTCGCCGGGCCCACGGCGCCGCCGCTCCTCGACGCCGACGGCGCGCTCCGCACCCTCCCCCACCGCCACGACACGGACGGCTTCTTCGCCGTGCGCCTCGAGCGCGAGGATCCCCGAGCATGCGCCCGATCGTGA
- the pstB gene encoding phosphate ABC transporter ATP-binding protein PstB: MGGVKAEAIGLDFHYGSFQALHGIDLAIPEHAVTALIGPSGCGKSTFLRCFNRMHDLQPGTRYGGTLLLHPDGVDIVGPAVDPIEMRARIGMVFQKPNPFPKSIFENVAFGLRVRGGMARAEIADAVEAALRDAALWEEVKDRLGESAFRLSGGQQQRLCIARALATGPELLLLDEPTSALDPIATAGIEQLILELRRRITIVIVTHNLQQAGRVSERTAFFYLGRLVEAGETRQLFVKPEKAETEAYLTGRFG; the protein is encoded by the coding sequence ATGGGGGGCGTGAAGGCCGAGGCGATCGGCCTCGACTTCCACTACGGGAGCTTCCAGGCGCTCCACGGGATCGACCTCGCGATCCCCGAGCACGCCGTGACGGCCCTGATCGGGCCCTCGGGCTGCGGCAAGTCCACCTTCCTGCGCTGCTTCAACCGCATGCACGACCTCCAGCCGGGTACGCGCTACGGCGGCACGCTCCTGCTCCATCCCGACGGCGTCGACATCGTGGGCCCCGCGGTCGACCCGATCGAGATGCGCGCGCGGATCGGGATGGTGTTCCAGAAGCCGAACCCCTTCCCGAAGTCGATCTTCGAGAACGTGGCCTTCGGGCTGCGCGTGCGGGGTGGGATGGCACGCGCCGAGATCGCCGACGCCGTCGAGGCGGCGCTCCGGGACGCCGCGCTCTGGGAGGAGGTGAAGGACCGGCTCGGCGAGAGCGCCTTCCGGCTCTCGGGCGGGCAGCAGCAGCGGCTGTGCATCGCCCGCGCGCTCGCGACCGGACCCGAGCTGCTGCTCCTCGACGAGCCCACCTCGGCGCTCGACCCGATCGCGACCGCCGGCATCGAGCAGCTGATCCTCGAGCTGCGCCGCCGGATCACGATCGTGATCGTGACCCACAACCTGCAGCAGGCCGGGCGCGTCTCGGAGCGGACGGCGTTCTTCTACCTGGGGCGGCTCGTGGAGGCGGGCGAGACCCGGCAGCTCTTCGTCAAGCCGGAGAAGGCGGAGACGGAGGCCTACCTGACCGGACGCTTCGGATGA
- the fmt gene encoding methionyl-tRNA formyltransferase, with product MKLLFFGTPAFAVPTLERLLAGPHPVVAVVTQPDRPRGRGRRLSPSPVAEAAGRAGLPAWRSERAGDPAFVERLRALEPDLGIVVAFGQFLPKPLRELPRAGFLLNAHASLLPRHRGAAPIAHAILAGDAETGISVMRVEREMDAGAVALVRRTPIGPDETTGALEERLAQLAADAIEEAVARQAAGGLTWREQDPSQATLAPKLTADDARLDWRGPAAALARKVRAMAPRPGAWTTWEGERLRILHARAVAAPGADPPGTVRPGDGDAPLRIATGAGWLAPLVLQRAGGRPLDAAAFQRGRALPDGARLGDP from the coding sequence CTGAAGCTCCTCTTCTTCGGCACGCCGGCCTTCGCGGTGCCGACCCTCGAGCGGCTGCTCGCCGGGCCGCACCCGGTGGTCGCGGTCGTGACCCAGCCCGACCGGCCGCGCGGGCGCGGCCGGCGCCTCTCGCCGTCGCCGGTGGCCGAGGCCGCCGGGCGGGCCGGGCTCCCCGCCTGGCGCTCCGAGCGGGCCGGCGACCCCGCCTTCGTCGAGCGGCTGCGCGCCCTCGAGCCGGACCTCGGGATCGTGGTGGCGTTCGGGCAGTTCCTCCCGAAGCCGCTGCGCGAGCTGCCGCGCGCGGGCTTCCTGCTCAACGCCCACGCGAGCCTGCTGCCGCGCCACCGCGGCGCGGCCCCGATCGCGCACGCGATCCTGGCCGGTGACGCCGAGACGGGGATCTCGGTGATGCGCGTCGAGCGCGAGATGGACGCCGGGGCCGTGGCGCTCGTGCGGCGCACCCCGATCGGGCCCGACGAGACCACCGGCGCGCTCGAGGAGCGGCTCGCGCAGCTCGCGGCCGACGCGATCGAGGAGGCCGTGGCACGCCAGGCCGCAGGCGGGCTCACCTGGCGCGAGCAGGACCCGAGCCAGGCGACGCTCGCCCCGAAGCTCACGGCCGACGACGCCCGGCTCGACTGGCGCGGCCCCGCGGCGGCGCTCGCCCGCAAGGTGCGCGCGATGGCACCGCGACCCGGCGCGTGGACGACCTGGGAGGGCGAGCGGCTGCGCATCCTGCACGCGCGCGCCGTCGCGGCGCCCGGCGCCGATCCGCCCGGAACCGTGCGGCCCGGGGATGGGGACGCGCCGCTGCGGATCGCGACCGGCGCGGGCTGGCTCGCGCCGCTCGTGCTCCAGCGCGCGGGGGGGCGCCCCCTCGACGCCGCCGCCTTCCAGCGCGGGCGCGCGCTCCCCGACGGCGCGCGGCTCGGCGACCCGTGA